A stretch of DNA from Anaerobacillus isosaccharinicus:
ATGATGTCAATGTGATTGGTACAAAAATTATGAATGATTGGATTTTGACATTAAAGAACGTAAAACGATATGTTTATTTCAGCACGGCCTATGTTTCTGGAACTCGTGAAGGGTTAATCTTAGAGAACGACTTAGAGATGAGTCAACAGTTTAAAAATCATTACGAGTGGACAAAGTTTGAAGCTGAGAAGCTCGTTCAAAATGTCATGGATCAAGTGCCGTTAACAATTATTCGCCCTGGAATTGTCAAAGGTCATTCGAAAACGGGAGAGACGATTAAGTTTGATGGACCGTACTTTATCTTAAACTTTCTCGACAGGCTCAAAAAGATTCCTAGAATACCGTATCTCGGTAAAGGAGAAGTAGAAGGGAATTTCGTTCCTGTTGATTATGTGATTGATGCCACGGTGTATTTAGGGCATAAAGACGAGGGTGTAGGTAAAACGTATCATTTAACTGATCCTAATCCATACACAATGCGCGAAGTCTATGAAATGTTGATGAGACAATATTTACAGAAAGAGCCTTTAGGGACAGTGCCCTTAACAGTAGCAAAGTCATTTCTTTCATTTTCTTTTCTGCGAAAATGGACGAAGGTTGAAAAGGAATCGTTAGACTATTTCCGATTCCAAGCTAAATATGACTGTACACATGCCCAAACTGATTTAAAAGACTCTGGAATTTTTTGCCCGGATTTTAAAGAGACACTACCAGCCATGATAGATTTTTATGAAAAGTATAAAGATGATCAAGATAAGCAATTAAAGATTTTGTAGGGAGGTTTTCCTTTGGAAAGCTACAAAGCATTAGTAGAAAAGCAACGAGCTTTTTTTCGTACAGGTAAAACAAAAGAAGTTAAGTTTCGAATTGAGTCGCTAGAAAAGCTTCGTAAAGCAGTTCGTGATCATGAAGAAGAGCTAATGAAAGCATTATATGTGGATCTACATAAAACAGAATTTGATGCCTATGCCACTGAAATTGGATTTGTTCTACATGAAATTCGATTTGTTCTAAAAAATTTAAACTCATGGGTTAAGCCTAGGAAAGTAAAGACTCCCATGACCCATATCGGTTCGACAAGTATGATTTATCCAGAGCCTTACGGAGTTTCTTTGATAATTGCACCCTGGAATTATCCATTTCAATTGGCGGTGGCGCCTTTAATCGGGGCTATTGCTGCAGGAAACTGCTCTATTTTAAAGCCTTCAGAATTAACGCCCTCTACATCAACCTTAATGGCAAAGTTGATTAAGGAAACGTTCCCTGAAGAATACATCGCTGTTGTGGAAGGTGCAGTCGCTACAAGTCAGGCTCTACTTGCTGAACAATTTGATTACATCTTTTTTACAGGGAGTGTACCTGTTGGAAAAGTCATTATGGAGGCAGCCGCTAAAAATTTAACACCAGTAACATTAGAGTTAGGAGGAAAGAGTCCTTGTATCGTTGAGAAAACAGCAAATTTAAAGCTTGCTGCTAAGCGGATAGCTTGGGGCAAATATTTAAATGCCGGACAAACCTGCATAGCGCCCGATTATTTATATATCCAAGAAAATTGTAAAGATGAATTTCTGATTTTTTTCAAGGAAGCGATTAAAGAGATGTTTGCAGATAGGGAGACCTATACTCGTATTGTAAGCGAAAGGCACTTTATCCGCCTGAGGGAGTTTTTAAACGATGGTTCTATATATGCGGGTGGACACGCAGATCAAACTAGTTTATGGATCGAGCCGACTGTTCTTACAAATATTACTTGGAATGATTCGGTGATGGAAGAGGAGATTTTCGGACCTATTTTACCAGTTCTTGAATTTGAAGATTTAGATGAAGTCATCCAACAAATTCAAGAAAAACCAAACCCATTAGCACTCTATCTGTTTTCAGAAAACCAAGAGGTCCAAGAGAAAATCATTAACAATATCTCCTTTGGTGGTGGCTGTGTTAACGATACGATTTATCATATTACTTCACCGTATCTACCATTTGGTGGAGTGGGGAGTAGTGGCGTCGGAGCTTACCACGGAAAAGGTAGTTTTGATACGTTTTCACACGAAAAAAGCATCCTAAAGCAAACAACGAAATTTGATATTCCCTTCCGCTATCCAAATGTAAAAAACGGATTGAAGAAGATCAAGATGTTTTTGAAATAAGGATTAAAAGGGGAAAAACTGAATGTTAAATTCTAATAAAAAGACAGTTCCAACACCAATATTAGCGATTGCTATCGAAGGGGTTGACGCTAACAGAGAATCAATACTGGATGAAACCTATCCCCTTACGGCAACGTTATATGCAGTGATGCGGGAAGATGAGCCAGAAGATAGTGCGGCAAGTGAGTTGCTTCGCTGGATGATTAGTGAAGAGGTAAGTAAGCTACTAGAAAAAGGTGGGCTAATTTCAGTGAATTAAGAACTTTAAAAAACGAAAAGAGGGTACTCAATTAATAAGAGCTGACATCATTTTATTTAGTCACCGCTATGATTTGAGTACCCTATACATGGGTTACCCTATAGAGAAAATGTCATAAAATAACAATTTTTTTATTTGTTTTCTTTTTCTTCAGAATAGACAAGAATTCTTAAACCTTTTGATAGTAAGATCATTAACAAGTGAAAAAATAATTCGTACTTTAATTGTAGTTTTGATTTCATAATTTTGAACCTTTTTAATATCCAATCGAATAAAAGTCTGAGAACTAAAACAGTAAATATATTTAAAGATTTATTTTTGTAGATGGCCCAAGTATTAATTTTAGAGAGAACGATTGTGTAAAGTGGTACGATGTTGAAATGTTCGCGCCAAGAATGATTGGATCCGATCCCGAATCTCATTTTTCTAAAAATAGCTAAACTATATAATAAGGTACTATTTATCACAACTAGGGAATTGAATAATGTTAAGAATTGTACCAATGGGGATCTTTTTTTTAGGTGCTTTCCCCAAAAATCGCTAAGTAAGAAGTAAAATGGTAATAAGGTAGCAGTGTAACTTGTTCTCCACCATTTTGTTTTAAAAACCCCAAGTTTGATAAACACTTTTTCGATAATGACAAAATACATAGTGAACAACAGTTTTCCTTTTAACCCTAATTTAAAGGTTGTTATAAAAAGTGCGGTTATTGGTACAAAGACGGCTTGGGATAAAAGGGCTCCAATGGTATTATCAAGAGCTCTAATTTTAAAAAAATTTGGCTTATAAATGTAGGATTGAAATATATTAAAAGCAATGTATTCAAAGAGAAAAGCTTTTGCAATATTAGAAAGTAGCAAAATAACGAGCTGTTTTCGATCTTTACCTTTATAAAAAGTGTAGAGAAGCATACCAACATGAATAAAGGTCAAAAAAATAAACGGATATTGATTTGCATTTCGCTTTTTCATGTTGATCACCATCCAATCAAAGATATGGATAGTATTTGGTTTATATTTAAAACTTATTACAAGGAATTACTTTTTTGTTTCAATCCAGGAAAACATCTTGTTTATTGCATCAATATGGACAGCAAAAGGAAGGTGGTGTTCATATCCCTCGTATAATTGAAGGGAGGATTTCTTTTGATGTGATTTAAGTTCTTCATACATGTTTAGTCCATGACTGACAGCAACTTGGGAATCTTCTGTC
This window harbors:
- a CDS encoding SDR family oxidoreductase, coding for MNSYFFTGFPGFLATSLVKRIIETKTGIHHFYLLVLPHFIEKAEQEVKKIVEGTDLTTSHFTIIPGDITKVNLKLPIKLIDQLEEELTHIFHLAAIYDLAVPKDLAYDVNVIGTKIMNDWILTLKNVKRYVYFSTAYVSGTREGLILENDLEMSQQFKNHYEWTKFEAEKLVQNVMDQVPLTIIRPGIVKGHSKTGETIKFDGPYFILNFLDRLKKIPRIPYLGKGEVEGNFVPVDYVIDATVYLGHKDEGVGKTYHLTDPNPYTMREVYEMLMRQYLQKEPLGTVPLTVAKSFLSFSFLRKWTKVEKESLDYFRFQAKYDCTHAQTDLKDSGIFCPDFKETLPAMIDFYEKYKDDQDKQLKIL
- a CDS encoding aldehyde dehydrogenase; this translates as MESYKALVEKQRAFFRTGKTKEVKFRIESLEKLRKAVRDHEEELMKALYVDLHKTEFDAYATEIGFVLHEIRFVLKNLNSWVKPRKVKTPMTHIGSTSMIYPEPYGVSLIIAPWNYPFQLAVAPLIGAIAAGNCSILKPSELTPSTSTLMAKLIKETFPEEYIAVVEGAVATSQALLAEQFDYIFFTGSVPVGKVIMEAAAKNLTPVTLELGGKSPCIVEKTANLKLAAKRIAWGKYLNAGQTCIAPDYLYIQENCKDEFLIFFKEAIKEMFADRETYTRIVSERHFIRLREFLNDGSIYAGGHADQTSLWIEPTVLTNITWNDSVMEEEIFGPILPVLEFEDLDEVIQQIQEKPNPLALYLFSENQEVQEKIINNISFGGGCVNDTIYHITSPYLPFGGVGSSGVGAYHGKGSFDTFSHEKSILKQTTKFDIPFRYPNVKNGLKKIKMFLK